The following coding sequences are from one Streptomyces sp. NBC_00536 window:
- a CDS encoding acyl-CoA carboxylase subunit beta, whose protein sequence is MTVVDQTSSEPTDARGRVAELHALREQAQRGPSDRATEAQHAKGKLTARERIALLLDEGSFKEVEQLRRHRATGFGLESKKPYTDGVITGWGTVEGRTVFVYAHDFRIFGGALGEAHATKIHKIMDMAIAAGAPLVSLNDGAGARIQEGVSALAGYGGIFQRNTRASGVIPQISVMLGPCAGGAAYSPALTDFVFMVRDTSQMFITGPDVVRAVTGEEITQNGLGGADVHAETSGVAHFAYDDEETCISEVRYLISMLPSNNRENPPVHESADPADRRSDVLLDLVPADGNRPYDMLKVIEELVDEGDVLEIHERWARNIICALARMDGQVVGIVANQPGHLAGVLDIHASEKAARFVQLCDAFNIPIITLLDVPGFLPGVDQEHGGIIRHGAKLLYAYCNATVPRISLILRKAYGGAYIVMDSQSIGADLTYAWPTNEIAVMGAEGAANVIFRKQIADAEDPEAMRARMVKEYKSELMHPYYAAERGLVDDVIDPAETREVLVSALAMLRNKHADLPSRKHGNPPQ, encoded by the coding sequence ATGACCGTTGTGGACCAGACTTCGAGCGAGCCGACGGACGCCCGTGGCCGCGTGGCCGAGTTGCACGCCCTGCGTGAGCAGGCGCAGCGCGGCCCGAGTGACCGTGCGACCGAGGCGCAGCATGCCAAGGGCAAGCTGACGGCGCGGGAGCGGATCGCGCTCCTGCTCGATGAGGGTTCGTTCAAGGAAGTCGAGCAGCTCCGCCGGCACCGGGCGACCGGGTTCGGCCTGGAGTCGAAGAAGCCCTACACCGACGGTGTGATCACCGGTTGGGGCACGGTCGAGGGCCGGACGGTCTTCGTCTACGCGCACGACTTCCGGATCTTCGGCGGGGCGCTGGGCGAGGCCCACGCCACGAAGATCCACAAGATCATGGACATGGCGATCGCCGCGGGTGCTCCGCTGGTCTCGCTGAACGACGGCGCGGGCGCCCGTATCCAGGAGGGCGTCTCGGCGCTGGCCGGGTACGGCGGCATCTTCCAGCGCAACACCAGGGCCTCGGGTGTCATCCCGCAGATCTCGGTGATGCTCGGCCCGTGCGCGGGCGGCGCGGCCTACTCTCCGGCGCTGACGGACTTCGTGTTCATGGTCCGCGACACCTCGCAGATGTTCATCACCGGCCCGGACGTGGTCCGCGCGGTGACGGGTGAGGAGATCACCCAGAACGGACTGGGCGGCGCGGACGTGCACGCCGAGACCTCGGGCGTCGCGCACTTCGCGTACGACGACGAGGAGACCTGCATCTCCGAGGTCCGCTACCTGATCTCGATGCTGCCCTCCAACAACCGGGAGAACCCCCCGGTCCACGAGAGCGCCGACCCGGCCGACCGCCGCTCGGACGTCCTGCTGGACCTGGTCCCGGCCGACGGCAACCGCCCGTACGACATGCTCAAGGTCATCGAGGAACTCGTCGACGAAGGCGACGTCCTGGAGATCCACGAGCGCTGGGCCCGCAACATCATCTGCGCGCTGGCGCGGATGGACGGGCAGGTCGTCGGCATCGTCGCGAACCAGCCCGGCCACCTCGCCGGTGTCCTGGACATCCACGCGTCCGAGAAGGCCGCGCGGTTCGTCCAGCTGTGCGACGCCTTCAACATCCCGATCATCACGCTGCTGGACGTGCCCGGCTTCCTGCCGGGCGTGGACCAGGAGCACGGCGGGATCATCCGGCACGGCGCGAAGCTGCTGTACGCGTACTGCAACGCGACCGTGCCGCGGATCTCGCTGATCCTGCGCAAGGCGTACGGCGGTGCCTACATCGTCATGGACTCGCAGTCCATCGGCGCCGACCTCACCTACGCCTGGCCGACCAACGAGATCGCCGTGATGGGCGCCGAGGGCGCAGCCAACGTCATCTTCCGCAAGCAGATCGCGGACGCCGAGGACCCCGAGGCGATGCGCGCGCGCATGGTCAAGGAGTACAAGTCCGAGCTGATGCACCCGTACTACGCGGCCGAGCGCGGTCTCGTCGACGACGTCATCGACCCCGCCGAGACCCGCGAGGTGCTCGTCAGCGCCCTCGCGATGCTCCGCAACAAGCACGCAGACCTGCCGTCCCGCAAGCACGGCAACCCGCCGCAGTAA
- a CDS encoding roadblock/LC7 domain-containing protein: MSQAAQNLNWLITNFVDNTPGVSHTVVVSADGLLLAMSEGFPRDRADQLAAVASGLTSLTAGASRIFEGGAVNQTVVEMDRGFLFLMSVSDGSSLAVLAHPECDIGLVGYEMALLVDRAGSVLTPDLRAELQGSLLN, from the coding sequence ATGAGCCAGGCGGCACAGAACCTGAACTGGTTGATCACGAACTTCGTGGACAACACCCCCGGGGTGTCCCACACGGTGGTGGTCTCCGCCGACGGCCTCCTTCTGGCCATGTCGGAAGGATTCCCGCGGGACCGCGCCGACCAGCTGGCGGCCGTGGCCTCCGGGCTGACCTCGCTGACCGCCGGCGCCTCCCGCATCTTCGAGGGCGGCGCCGTCAACCAGACGGTGGTGGAGATGGACCGCGGGTTCCTCTTCCTCATGTCCGTCTCCGACGGATCCTCGCTCGCGGTGCTCGCGCACCCCGAGTGCGACATCGGTCTGGTGGGCTACGAGATGGCCCTCCTGGTGGATCGCGCGGGCAGTGTCCTCACCCCGGACCTGCGCGCGGAGCTGCAGGGCAGTCTTCTCAACTAG
- a CDS encoding DUF742 domain-containing protein, producing MTTPHGGHPYGGAQQPQGGHDQNRFNFPSSPSRPAPEHQPYPQQPYGRPSQAPQRQQPYTPQQHQQPQRPSQPPAPKAHNPLVRPYAMTGGRTRPRYQLAIEALVSTTADPSRLQGQLPEHQRICRLCIEIKSVAEISALLSIPLGVARILVADLAEAGLVAIHQPGGDESAGGQPDVTLLERVLSGLRKL from the coding sequence GTGACAACACCCCACGGAGGACATCCTTATGGCGGCGCGCAGCAGCCGCAGGGTGGGCACGACCAGAACCGCTTCAACTTCCCTTCCTCCCCCAGCCGGCCCGCGCCGGAGCACCAGCCCTACCCGCAGCAGCCCTACGGCCGGCCCTCGCAGGCCCCGCAGCGGCAGCAGCCGTACACTCCGCAGCAGCACCAGCAGCCGCAGCGGCCTTCGCAGCCGCCGGCCCCCAAGGCACACAACCCGCTGGTGCGTCCGTACGCCATGACCGGCGGCCGGACCCGGCCCCGCTACCAGCTCGCCATCGAGGCGCTGGTCAGCACCACGGCCGACCCCTCGCGCCTGCAAGGGCAGTTGCCCGAGCACCAGCGCATCTGCCGGCTCTGCATCGAGATCAAGTCGGTCGCCGAGATCTCGGCTCTTCTCTCCATCCCCCTCGGCGTCGCCCGAATCCTCGTCGCCGACCTGGCGGAGGCGGGCCTTGTCGCCATCCATCAGCCCGGCGGGGACGAATCCGCCGGCGGTCAGCCAGACGTGACACTGCTCGAAAGGGTGCTCAGTGGACTTCGCAAGCTCTAG
- a CDS encoding GTP-binding protein, whose amino-acid sequence MDFASSSGGGGATRSTTSAKIVVAGGFGVGKTTFVGAVSEINPLRTEAVMTSASAGIDDLTHTGDKTTTTVAMDFGRITLDQDLILYLFGTPGQDRFWFMWDDLVRGAIGAVVLVDTRRLADCFPAVDYFENSGLPFVIALNGFDGHQPYTPEEVREALQIGPDAPIITTDARHRADAKSALITLVEHALMARLR is encoded by the coding sequence GTGGACTTCGCAAGCTCTAGCGGCGGTGGCGGAGCGACTCGCTCCACCACTTCCGCGAAGATCGTGGTGGCGGGTGGCTTCGGCGTGGGCAAGACCACGTTCGTGGGCGCCGTCTCCGAGATCAACCCGCTGCGCACCGAAGCCGTGATGACATCCGCTTCCGCGGGGATCGACGATCTCACCCACACCGGGGACAAGACGACCACCACGGTCGCCATGGACTTCGGCCGCATCACCCTGGACCAGGACCTGATCCTGTACCTCTTCGGTACGCCGGGCCAGGACCGCTTCTGGTTCATGTGGGACGACCTCGTGCGCGGCGCCATCGGCGCCGTCGTGCTCGTCGACACCCGCCGTCTCGCCGACTGCTTCCCCGCCGTCGACTACTTCGAGAACAGCGGCCTGCCCTTCGTGATCGCCCTGAACGGTTTCGACGGGCACCAGCCGTACACCCCCGAAGAGGTCCGCGAGGCCCTGCAGATCGGCCCCGACGCCCCGATCATCACCACCGACGCCCGCCACCGCGCCGACGCCAAGAGTGCCCTGATCACTCTGGTCGAGCACGCGCTGATGGCGCGCCTGCGGTAA
- a CDS encoding acyl-CoA carboxylase subunit epsilon, which yields MSITDTLLRVEKGHAEPEELAAITAILLARAAATPEAVPAQSTGSTAGWRRLERTPGFRAPHSWQG from the coding sequence ATGAGCATCACTGACACCCTGCTGCGCGTCGAGAAGGGTCACGCCGAGCCCGAGGAGCTGGCCGCGATCACCGCGATCCTGCTCGCCCGCGCCGCCGCCACCCCCGAGGCCGTCCCGGCCCAGTCCACCGGCTCCACCGCTGGCTGGCGCCGTCTGGAGCGCACCCCGGGCTTCCGCGCCCCGCACAGCTGGCAGGGCTAG
- a CDS encoding YceI family protein: MGIFTRRAENTAVATPAVDPALAALTGDYVIDAGHSSIGFTVRHAMVTNVRGSFADHEGTLHLDGTDPARSTASIDVKIASVDTGVGDRDAHLRGGDFFDAETFPLMTFRSTAAAQLSGDTYRITGELTIKDVTRPLSIDLEFNGSATDPYGNERVGFEGAAEILRSDWGLTWNAALETGGVVVSDKVKLTFDISAIKQG, encoded by the coding sequence ATGGGAATCTTCACCCGCCGCGCCGAGAACACCGCCGTCGCCACGCCCGCCGTGGACCCGGCCCTGGCCGCGCTCACCGGTGACTACGTCATCGACGCCGGCCACAGCAGCATCGGCTTCACCGTGCGCCACGCCATGGTGACCAACGTCCGCGGCAGCTTCGCCGACCACGAGGGCACCCTGCACCTGGACGGCACGGACCCCGCGCGCTCCACCGCCTCCATCGACGTGAAGATCGCCTCCGTCGACACCGGGGTCGGCGACCGCGACGCCCACCTGCGCGGCGGCGACTTCTTCGACGCCGAGACCTTCCCCCTGATGACCTTCCGCTCCACCGCGGCGGCTCAGCTCTCCGGCGACACCTACCGCATCACCGGCGAGCTGACGATCAAGGACGTCACCCGGCCGCTCTCCATCGACCTGGAGTTCAACGGCTCCGCCACCGACCCCTACGGCAACGAGCGCGTGGGCTTCGAGGGCGCTGCCGAGATCCTGCGCTCCGACTGGGGTCTGACCTGGAACGCCGCCCTGGAGACCGGTGGCGTCGTGGTCAGCGACAAGGTCAAGCTGACCTTCGACATCTCCGCGATCAAGCAGGGCTGA